The Streptomyces fungicidicus nucleotide sequence CCGCGCACGGCACGCCCCTCGACGACCCCGAGGGCGGCCTCACCCACCTCTTCCCGTCCCCCGAGGCACTGGCCGCCGTCGACCCCGAGACCCTGGCCCTGCCCCGCACCCGCCGCACCACCTTCACCACCCTGGTGAGCCGGCTCGCCGGGGGCGAACTCCACCTGGGGGCCGACAGCGACTGGCCCGGGACCCGCGCCCGGCTCCTCGCCCTCCCCGGCTTCGGCCCCTGGACGGCCGACGTCATCGCCATGCGCGCCCTCGGCGACCCCGACGCCTTCCTCCCCACCGACCTCGGCATCCGCCGCGCCGCCCGCGAACTGGGCCTGCCCTCCACCCCGGCCGCCCTCACCGCGCGCGCGGCCGGCTGGCGGCCCTGGCGGGCGTACGCGGTCCAGTACCTGTGGGCGACGGACAGCCACCCGATCAACTTCCTTCCGGCGCAAGCGACCAAGGAACCGTGACCGATGAAGCAGCACACCGTGACCGACAGCCCCTACGGCCCGCTGACGCTCGTCGCCGACGACGGCGTCCTGTGCGGCCTCTACATGACCGGGCAGCGCCACCGCCCGCCCGAGGAGACCTTCGGCACCCCCGACGACACCCCGTTCGCCGGGGCGACGGAGCAGCTGGCGGCCTACTTCGCGGGCGAGCTGAAGGAGTTCACCCTCGAACTGCGCCTGCACGGCACCCCGTTCCAGCGCCGTGTCTGGGACGAGCTGACCCGCATCCCCTACGGCGAGACCCGCACCTACGGCCAACTCGCCGACGCCCTCGGCAACTCCGGGGCCTCCCGCGCCGTCGGCCTCGCCAACGGCCGCAACCCGGTCGGCATCATCGTCCCCTGCCACCGCGTCATCGGCGCGAGCGGCTCCCTGACCGGCTACGGCGGCGGCCTGGAGCGCAAGCAGCGCCTGCTGGACCTCGAACGCGGAACCGCCCTGTTCTAGACGGCGATCCGGCGCAGCAGCGCGGGCAGCGCGGTGCCGATCGGCTCGCGGATCACCTCGTCGGCGAGGCCGTCGTACGGCGTCGGCTCCGCGTTGACGACGATCAGCCGGGCACCGTGGCCTGCGGCCACCTCCGCGAGCCCGGCGGCGGGGTGGACCTGGAGGCTGGTGCCCACGGCGACGAAGACGGTGCAGGCCTTGCTGATCGCCGCCGCCTCCCCGAGCACCACCGGGTCGAGCCGCTCGCCGAACATCACCGTGGCCGGCTTGAGGACGCCGCCGCAGTCCCGGCACGGCGGATCGTCCTCACCGGCCTCGACCCGGGCGAGGGCGTCCTCCATCGGCCCGCGCGCGTGGCACCCGGTGCACACCACGCGCCGTACGGTGCCGTGCAGTTCGAGCACCTTGCGGTCCGGCATCCCGGCGAGCTGGTGCAGCCCGTCCACGTTCTGCGTGAGCACCCGCACCGGCACCCCGGAGCGCTCCAGCTCGGTCACGGCGCGGTGCGCGGCGTTCGGCTCGACGGCGTGCGCGAAGGTCTCGCGCCGCATCCGCCAGGAACGGCGGCGGATCTCGGGATCGCCCATGTAGTACTCGTAGGTCACGAGCTTCTCGGCCTCGGGGTCACGGCGCCACAGTCCGTTCGGCCCCCGGTAGTCAGGGATGCCGGAGTCGGTGCTGACGCCGGCACCGCTGAGAAGGGCGACGAGGGGCTTGCTCATGCGGCCGAGAGTAGGCCGCCGGGCGCCGCTCCGGCGAGCGGATATCGCCCCCGCGGCCGCTCGGCGCACCCGGCGCCCGTCCTCACGCCTCCGTCCGCGCCAGTCGCAGTGTGCGCTCCGCCAGCTCGCTGATCCGTACCCCGTCGAAGCCGAAGACGGCGCTGCGGACCGTGTCCTCGAGGGGGTCCTTCCACTGGGCCGGGACGGCCGCGGCGCCGCACAGGACACCCGCCACCGAGCCCGCCGTCGCGCCGTTGGAGTCGGTGTCCAGGCCGCCGCGCACGGTCAGGGCGATGGTGCGGCTGAAGTCGCCGGCGCCGTACAGCAGGCCCGCGGTGAGCACGGCCGCGTTGGGGACCGTGTGGATCCAGCCGAGGCCCGCCGTCTCCTCCGCGAGCGTGGTGAGCGTGTCCTCCCAGGCCAGTCCGGCGTCGTGCAGGGACGCCACCCGGCGTACCGTGCGGGCGAGACGGCTGCCCGCCGGGATCACCGTCAGCGCCTCGTCGACCGCGTGCCGCACCGCGGGCGCGGTGAACGCCGCCGAGATCAGGGCCGCCGCCCACATCGCGCCGTACACCCCGTTGCCCGTGTGCGACAGCACCGCGTCCCGGCGGGCCAGCGAGGCGGCGCGGCGCGGGGCGCCCGGGGAGGTCCAGCCGTGGATGTCGGCGCGGATGAGGGCGCCGATCCACTCCTGGTACGGATTGTCGTAGGTGGCCGTGAGCGGCGGCCTGAGACCGTTCGCGAGATTCCGGTAGGCCACCCGTTCCGCGGTGAAGGTCTGCAGGTACGGCAGCCGCGTCAGCCACAGGTCGCCCACCTGTTCGGTGGTGAAGGCGAAGCCGTGGGTCTCCAGCAGGACCAGGCCGAGGATCGCGTAGTCGACGTCGTCGTCCCGGCAGCTGCCGTGCACGCGGCCCCGGACGCAGGTCCGCCACTCGGGGCGCAGGGCGAGGCCCTCGCTCTCGGTCGGCGGCTCCGGGAGGTAGTCGGTGAGCGGGAGGGCGCCGGTCCGGCGCAGGTAGCGGTCGATGCGTTCGCGCGTCCACACCTCGCCCTGCTCCACCGGTTTCCCGAGCATGTTGCCGGCGATCCGGCCCAGCCAGCCTCCGAGGACGCGGTCGGCGAGCCCCGGCTGCGGTTCCACAGCGGTCATGGCGGTCATGGGTCCGGTCTACCCGGTTCCGGGCCGTTTCACGGGCTGGGCAGGCCATGGCGGCCACCGGGCCCGCCGGTTAGGGTCACAGCGGCGCGACTGGCCTCCACTACGCGTGCGGGGCCCGGAGAACGAGGGGACATGCAAGTGGCGGACGCTGCAGGGAGCGGCACTCGTACGGCACGGTCGGCACGGCGGGTGCTCGTCGCCGCGGACAAGTTCAAGGGGTCGCTGACGGCCGTCGAGGTCGCCGAGCGGGTGACGGCCGGGCTGCGCCGGGTCGTACCGGAGCTGGAGGTCGAGGCGCTGCCGGTGGCCGACGGCGGCGACGGCACCGTGGCCGCGGCGGTCGCGGCCGGTTTCGCGCGCCGGGAGGTCCGGGTGGCCGGCCCGCTGGGGGACGAGGTGACCGCGGCGTACGCGCTGCGCGGTGACACCGCCGTGGTGGAGATGGCGGAGGCGAGCGGGCTGCAGCGGCTTCCGGCCGGGGTGTTCGCGCCGCTCACGGCGTCGACGTACGGGGCGGGGGAGCTGCTGCGGGCCGCGCTGGACGCGGGTGCGCGGAGCATCGTGTTCGGGGTGGGCGGGAGCGCCACCACCGACGGCGGTGCGGGCATGCTGTCGGCGCTGGGCGCGCGGTTCGTGACGGCGGCCGGCGAACCGGTGACGCCGGGGGGCGGAGGACTCGCCGAGCTGGCGTCCGCCGATCTGTCCGGGCTGGATCCGCGGCTGGCGTCGGTGGAGTTCGTGCTCGCCAGCGACGTCGACAATCCGCTGACCGGGCCCAAGGGGGCGCCGGCGGTGTACGGCCCGCAGAAGGGCGCCTCGCCGGAGGACGTGGAGACGCTGGACACGGCGCTCACGCACTTCGTGAAGGTGCTGGAGGGGGCGGTGGGGGAGAAGGCCGCCGCCTGCGCCGCCTCGCCGGGGGCGGGGGCCGCGGGAGGCATCGGCTTCGGCGCGCTGCTCCTCGGCGCCGGTTTCCGTCCCGGCATCGAGGTGATGCTGGACGTGCTGGGGTTCGCGCCGGCCCTGGAGCGGGCGGACCTGGTGATCACCGGTGAGGGGTCGCTGGACGAGCAGACGCTGCACGGCAAGGCTCCCGCGGGTGTCGCCGCGGCGGCGCGGGCGGCGGGCCGGGAGGTCGTCGCGGTGTGCGGGCGGCTCGCACTGCCGCCGGAGGTGCTGGGACGTGCGGGCATCCGGCGGGCGTACGCCCTGACGGACCTGGAGCCCGACGTCGCGAAGTGCATCGCGGACGCGGGCCCCGTGCTGGAACGCACGGCGGAACGCATCGCCCGCGACTTCCTGGCCTGACGCGGCGAGGCTCCCTTCCGCGCCCCTTCCCGTCCCGCACCCCGGTGGCGGCACGGGAAGGGGCGGCGGCGCCCGATACGGCGCGCCCGCCGCCGTGTTGCGGTCCTTACCGGCAGTGGTTCCATGGAAATGAAGGCGTACACCCCGAAAGGGGACGGACTTCATGCCCACCAAGGTCATCCGCAATCCCGGGGGAAGGGAACGACCGCGCGACGCCCCCTGGTACACGCTCTACCCACGACGGTGGTGGTCCCGGAGCGCAGGGGCCGTGGACCGGCGCTGGCGCACGTTCAGGACCGACCGGGAGGCGCGCAAGCGCATCCTCCCGAACCGCAGATGGCACCCCCGAGGGGTCTCCCGCGGCCGCCTGCTCCGCGCCTACGCCTTCCTCGGGACGCTCCTGCTGCTCACCTATGTGGGGCTGAAGCTCTACGACGATGCGAACGGGAAACGCAAGGTGCTCGGCGGAGCGCTCGACTCCGACTGGTTCAAGACCGTCTACTCCCTCGTGGGCCCTCTGCTGACGGGCTCTCTGCTCCTCGCGATCTTCCTCCTCTTCTGGTACCGCAGGATCAGGAAACCCCTCGTCGGCACGGCGCGCGACAGGCCGCACGAACTGGTCCCCACCGCCGGGACGCTGGTCGACCGGATCGTCGGACGGCACGAACTGGCCCAGGTGATGGCCCAGACCCTCCGCGACAGAAAGACGCGCAAGCCCTATCTGCTCGTCGGCGGTGTGGGCGTCGGCAAGACGGCCGTCCTGGTGGAGCTCACGCGGATGCTGGCGCAACAGTCCGCCGTTCCCGTGCCGATACGCCTGCGGGACATGGACGGCGACGGTGAACTCGACTTCGAGAAGATGGCACGGCGCCGCTTCGCGGAACTGGCCGACGCGGGAGTGTCCGCCGGCCACGTCGACAAGGCCTGGCGGCAGCTCCGGCTCGACGACAAGGCCGTGGTGATCGCCGACGGGCTGGAGGAAGCCCTGATCGACGAGCAGCACCGGGAGGACCGCGACAACATCATCCGCCGGGCCATAGACCGGGCGGACCGTCAGCGGCTGCCGCTGGTCATCGCCTCCCGGCCGCACACCCCGCTCGAGGGAACCCGCGCCGCGATCGCCGACCTGGAGCCGCTGAGCGAGGAGGCGGCCCTGGAGTACCTGGTGCGGGAACCCGGCGAGACCGACGAACGCCGGCTGGACTGGGTGGTGGAGACCGCCGAGGTCACGGACTCGCCGATCTACCTGCGGATCGCCCGCCTGCTGCAACAGCGCGGGCTGCTGGAACACCTGACGCTGCGCGAGGAACCCGGCCGCCTCAACACGCGCAGCAACGACTGCTCCACGATCCGGCTGTGGCTGCTCGACACCTACCGCCAGGCGATGGAGGACGGCCGCATCTTCGACAAGCTGGTGATGGACCGCAGGGAGCGCCAGGAGACCGTGTGGGTGGCCTCCGCCCTGGCCTGCCTGGGGCTGCTGCAGGACAGCCTCGAGGTGACGTTCGACGACTTCGTCGGCGCCTACATGAAGGACCTCCGCAGCCGCGGACAGCCGACGGAGCCGTCGGCCGACAACCAGCAGGAAGCGGTTCGTCTGGCCGCCTCCCCGGCGCAGCGGGAGGCGATCTGGTCCGTGCTGAGCAGGAACGTCGACGAGTCGCCGTCCTGGACCGACCCCCTCGCCTACCCCAACGAGTGCTACACCGAGCTGGCCCGGTACGCCGCCAACGCACAGCTCCTCGGACTGGTCAGGGGCTACGAGAACAAGGTCCGCTTCCCGCACAGCATCGTCCAGGCATATCTGGGCTACCGCCTGCTCAGCGAGGTGGACGGCCACCGGCTCCCCGCCGTCGTCGAACCCGCCCTGCACAGCCCGGGCCCGTCCCGCGAACTGCTCATCGCCCTGGTGCTGCTGTCACGTCACCGGGCGTCGGCGCCCGCCACCGGGGCGGCCCCGCGGCCGAAACTGGCCGAGCTGCTCAGCAGGGCGGCGGCGAAGCGGCACGACGCCAAGTACTTCGACCTGTACGGCGCGGCCCTGGAGATCGACAGCGTCGACCCGGAGCCGATGCAGAACACCCTGGCCCGGAACCTCGACGAACAGTGGGAGGGCCTGCTCATCAGGGGCGAACAGCGGACGGTGCAGAACGCCAAACTGGGGCTGGTGCGGCGCTTCGGCGCCGCTCTGCGCGAACGGGAGCGCCACAGCAGGGGCCGCCGCCCGCCGCCCGCCGGGCAGGCGCCCGCACGGCTGTCCCTTCCCTACGACCGCCTCTTCAGCATCGGCACGCACGAGCCCGCCCATCCGGTGCGGATCGCGATCGTGCACCAGATGGCCTCCGGTGGCGACGCGGCCTTCCATGCCCTGCGGCAGCTGTTCCCCCTCGGCATCGACCCCGTGGAGCAGTACCTGGAGAGAACGCGCAGCGCCAAGGAGAGGTTCGACCGTGACTACAACGCCTGGCTCGGGGAGGCGGACGCGAACCCGGCCGGGGGCTCGGC carries:
- a CDS encoding methylated-DNA--[protein]-cysteine S-methyltransferase — protein: MKQHTVTDSPYGPLTLVADDGVLCGLYMTGQRHRPPEETFGTPDDTPFAGATEQLAAYFAGELKEFTLELRLHGTPFQRRVWDELTRIPYGETRTYGQLADALGNSGASRAVGLANGRNPVGIIVPCHRVIGASGSLTGYGGGLERKQRLLDLERGTALF
- a CDS encoding SIR2 family NAD-dependent protein deacylase; translation: MSKPLVALLSGAGVSTDSGIPDYRGPNGLWRRDPEAEKLVTYEYYMGDPEIRRRSWRMRRETFAHAVEPNAAHRAVTELERSGVPVRVLTQNVDGLHQLAGMPDRKVLELHGTVRRVVCTGCHARGPMEDALARVEAGEDDPPCRDCGGVLKPATVMFGERLDPVVLGEAAAISKACTVFVAVGTSLQVHPAAGLAEVAAGHGARLIVVNAEPTPYDGLADEVIREPIGTALPALLRRIAV
- a CDS encoding ADP-ribosylglycohydrolase family protein; protein product: MTAMTAVEPQPGLADRVLGGWLGRIAGNMLGKPVEQGEVWTRERIDRYLRRTGALPLTDYLPEPPTESEGLALRPEWRTCVRGRVHGSCRDDDVDYAILGLVLLETHGFAFTTEQVGDLWLTRLPYLQTFTAERVAYRNLANGLRPPLTATYDNPYQEWIGALIRADIHGWTSPGAPRRAASLARRDAVLSHTGNGVYGAMWAAALISAAFTAPAVRHAVDEALTVIPAGSRLARTVRRVASLHDAGLAWEDTLTTLAEETAGLGWIHTVPNAAVLTAGLLYGAGDFSRTIALTVRGGLDTDSNGATAGSVAGVLCGAAAVPAQWKDPLEDTVRSAVFGFDGVRISELAERTLRLARTEA
- a CDS encoding glycerate kinase; its protein translation is MQVADAAGSGTRTARSARRVLVAADKFKGSLTAVEVAERVTAGLRRVVPELEVEALPVADGGDGTVAAAVAAGFARREVRVAGPLGDEVTAAYALRGDTAVVEMAEASGLQRLPAGVFAPLTASTYGAGELLRAALDAGARSIVFGVGGSATTDGGAGMLSALGARFVTAAGEPVTPGGGGLAELASADLSGLDPRLASVEFVLASDVDNPLTGPKGAPAVYGPQKGASPEDVETLDTALTHFVKVLEGAVGEKAAACAASPGAGAAGGIGFGALLLGAGFRPGIEVMLDVLGFAPALERADLVITGEGSLDEQTLHGKAPAGVAAAARAAGREVVAVCGRLALPPEVLGRAGIRRAYALTDLEPDVAKCIADAGPVLERTAERIARDFLA
- a CDS encoding ATP-binding protein, producing the protein MPTKVIRNPGGRERPRDAPWYTLYPRRWWSRSAGAVDRRWRTFRTDREARKRILPNRRWHPRGVSRGRLLRAYAFLGTLLLLTYVGLKLYDDANGKRKVLGGALDSDWFKTVYSLVGPLLTGSLLLAIFLLFWYRRIRKPLVGTARDRPHELVPTAGTLVDRIVGRHELAQVMAQTLRDRKTRKPYLLVGGVGVGKTAVLVELTRMLAQQSAVPVPIRLRDMDGDGELDFEKMARRRFAELADAGVSAGHVDKAWRQLRLDDKAVVIADGLEEALIDEQHREDRDNIIRRAIDRADRQRLPLVIASRPHTPLEGTRAAIADLEPLSEEAALEYLVREPGETDERRLDWVVETAEVTDSPIYLRIARLLQQRGLLEHLTLREEPGRLNTRSNDCSTIRLWLLDTYRQAMEDGRIFDKLVMDRRERQETVWVASALACLGLLQDSLEVTFDDFVGAYMKDLRSRGQPTEPSADNQQEAVRLAASPAQREAIWSVLSRNVDESPSWTDPLAYPNECYTELARYAANAQLLGLVRGYENKVRFPHSIVQAYLGYRLLSEVDGHRLPAVVEPALHSPGPSRELLIALVLLSRHRASAPATGAAPRPKLAELLSRAAAKRHDAKYFDLYGAALEIDSVDPEPMQNTLARNLDEQWEGLLIRGEQRTVQNAKLGLVRRFGAALRERERHSRGRRPPPAGQAPARLSLPYDRLFSIGTHEPAHPVRIAIVHQMASGGDAAFHALRQLFPLGIDPVEQYLERTRSAKERFDRDYNAWLGEADANPAGGSAQAAERQQKQDRFVREYERRRTTVWRHFALRAWLLPMVVGSVSDKYRDEAQERLNLWLRHLCGPGEPDLPLSLENALAQGFKNAANRRRRHPAACEETRAQLVTEAERMLTRSRYWYAQLSLLHALCLWELPDTVGRPAGPGASPDPLQAVTRWLSMAGSAAGAASADEGERQARGPLHPFVAEAGDLVTLALETGHPEQFLWIDEHSAIDNVGSTPADPERYRKHNLWIAPSAGWSSLHPRAQRLLADVLVMLNLTERDGSPDDIEGRLNRANRATLPPCVTEDRGPLHPERSVGRADGSQAGSTCLPTCTFRLCPYPPKAGKERTEIEEPFCRQQQALLHSRSRWHSQAFTRHTAPWVSTPVRELHAFWEEMADRNRKTPGGDEEIF